From Paenibacillus sp. PK3_47, the proteins below share one genomic window:
- a CDS encoding DUF3502 domain-containing protein — translation MKKKQGWLSMLLSAAFLLSACSQGNNESVTPNAGNSNDGTTSAAGSSEGGGSLAPAKLKIVLYGDESNRMKELAKTEFNKIIKQEINAEVEFQFLPWTEYGGGKTDLMLSTGEDFATYTDSNYMVKSVAKGLYTDLTPYLDAAADLSSNVDEASFSAFQLDGKQYAIPVGNKPNSAEFYSVLVRQDLLEEAGMTRVTSLAELEQFYDKVHALHPELIGYANTDARRMLQYDYTDKNLYWQNDFIALDESAKDDQIISWFESEEFKRYADLMHGWYEKGIIPKYAATNVPQLQSDWNSGKAMFWAGTAARPFEGAATISQAVPDAKLVNYFLGEGRPKISRGTYSSAFFVSTAAKDPERYVMFFNLLQKNQELYDLFAYGVEGTDYTLDENGRLTKLTTDSLIPDWLLMNKNFMRFDNTVPDDVIADYKAWDDGAIISKGAGFNFDNTPVKNEETKLNGVFTEYLAPIGSGFSKYDEAFPKALERLKAAGIDKYIAEYQKQFSEWYAKQQQ, via the coding sequence ATGAAAAAGAAACAAGGTTGGTTAAGTATGCTCCTGTCGGCCGCATTCCTGCTAAGCGCCTGTTCCCAAGGGAATAATGAAAGCGTTACCCCGAATGCAGGAAACAGCAATGACGGCACTACCTCAGCTGCAGGCAGCAGTGAAGGCGGCGGCAGCCTGGCCCCTGCCAAGCTCAAAATCGTCCTGTACGGTGACGAGTCCAACCGGATGAAAGAGCTGGCCAAAACCGAGTTCAACAAGATCATCAAACAGGAAATCAACGCCGAGGTTGAATTTCAATTTCTGCCCTGGACAGAATACGGCGGCGGCAAAACGGATCTGATGTTGTCCACGGGCGAAGATTTCGCCACCTACACAGACAGCAACTATATGGTCAAATCCGTGGCTAAAGGACTGTACACTGATCTGACCCCTTATCTGGACGCTGCGGCTGATCTCAGCAGCAATGTTGACGAGGCTTCCTTCAGCGCCTTCCAGCTGGACGGCAAGCAGTATGCGATTCCTGTCGGCAACAAGCCGAACTCGGCGGAATTTTACAGCGTGCTGGTGAGACAGGATCTGCTGGAGGAGGCCGGGATGACCCGGGTAACCTCACTGGCCGAGCTGGAGCAGTTCTACGACAAGGTTCATGCCCTTCATCCCGAATTGATTGGATATGCTAATACCGATGCCCGCAGAATGCTGCAGTATGACTACACCGACAAGAACCTGTATTGGCAAAATGACTTCATTGCGCTTGACGAGTCTGCCAAGGATGATCAGATTATCAGCTGGTTCGAATCCGAGGAATTTAAACGTTACGCAGATCTGATGCACGGCTGGTACGAAAAAGGCATTATCCCTAAATATGCCGCCACCAATGTGCCGCAGCTGCAGTCTGACTGGAACTCCGGCAAAGCGATGTTCTGGGCCGGTACGGCCGCCCGTCCTTTTGAAGGGGCTGCTACCATCTCCCAGGCTGTGCCTGATGCCAAGCTGGTTAACTACTTCCTGGGCGAAGGACGGCCGAAGATCAGCCGCGGTACCTACAGCTCCGCCTTCTTTGTCTCCACCGCTGCCAAGGACCCTGAACGCTACGTCATGTTCTTCAACCTGCTGCAAAAAAACCAGGAGCTGTACGACTTATTCGCTTATGGCGTTGAAGGAACCGACTATACCCTGGATGAGAACGGCCGCTTGACGAAGCTTACTACAGATTCGCTGATTCCCGACTGGCTGCTGATGAACAAAAACTTCATGCGATTCGACAACACCGTGCCGGATGATGTCATTGCCGATTACAAAGCATGGGACGATGGCGCGATTATCTCCAAAGGCGCAGGCTTTAACTTCGACAACACACCGGTCAAGAACGAAGAAACCAAGCTGAACGGTGTATTCACCGAATATCTCGCCCCGATCGGCAGCGGCTTCAGCAAATATGACGAAGCATTCCCGAAAGCGCTGGAACGTCTGAAGGCTGCAGGAATTGACAAATATATTGCCGAGTATCAAAAGCAATTCTCCGAATGGTACGCCAAACAGCAGCAATAG
- a CDS encoding carbohydrate ABC transporter permease, with amino-acid sequence MPNTESKGLLIFFYFCIAIFSLICLVPFVLAVSGSLSTESRIAAEGYSFWPRGFTLETYEFLFGSKAQQILQAYSMSVIVTVLGTVSAVLVTTAYAYVISVKGFRLKNFFAFFAYFTMLFSGGTLPWYLLSTKYYHLGDTLLGLFVPYLLSVFLMFLMANYFRSIPHEIVESAQIDGAGHLRIFFSIMVPLGRVGLVTISLFYALQFWNDFYLPLMLVSDQELYTIQYLMYNMMANIQFLASGNAAQVGGAIIAPPLETAKMAMTCLTVLPIAVLYPFLQRFFVKGIVVGSVKG; translated from the coding sequence ATGCCAAATACCGAGAGCAAGGGTCTGCTCATATTCTTCTACTTCTGTATCGCCATATTCTCATTGATCTGTCTGGTGCCGTTTGTGCTGGCCGTATCCGGCTCCCTGTCCACGGAATCCAGAATCGCCGCTGAAGGCTACTCCTTCTGGCCGCGGGGCTTTACGTTGGAAACCTATGAATTCCTGTTCGGCTCCAAAGCGCAGCAGATTCTTCAGGCTTACTCCATGTCCGTGATCGTAACGGTGCTGGGGACGGTGTCAGCTGTGCTGGTCACCACCGCCTATGCCTATGTGATTTCGGTCAAAGGCTTCCGGCTGAAAAACTTCTTCGCCTTCTTTGCCTATTTCACTATGCTGTTCAGCGGCGGGACGCTGCCGTGGTACCTGCTGAGCACCAAGTATTATCATCTGGGCGACACGCTGCTCGGCTTGTTCGTTCCCTACCTGCTCAGCGTGTTCCTGATGTTCCTGATGGCCAACTACTTCCGCAGCATTCCGCATGAGATTGTGGAATCGGCCCAAATTGACGGCGCTGGCCATCTGCGGATTTTCTTCAGTATCATGGTCCCGCTTGGCCGGGTCGGTCTGGTTACGATCTCCCTGTTCTATGCGCTGCAGTTCTGGAATGACTTTTATCTGCCGCTGATGCTGGTCTCCGATCAGGAGCTCTACACCATCCAGTACCTGATGTACAACATGATGGCAAACATTCAGTTCCTCGCATCCGGCAATGCCGCACAGGTCGGTGGCGCGATCATCGCTCCGCCGCTGGAAACAGCCAAAATGGCCATGACCTGTCTGACCGTTCTGCCAATTGCGGTTCTGTATCCGTTTCTTCAGCGATTTTTCGTCAAAGGCATTGTTGTAGGCTCCGTGAAAGGCTGA
- a CDS encoding alpha/beta fold hydrolase produces the protein MPLVDMPLEQLKQYEGRNPRPADFDAYWERALEELEAADANPELIPSAFQTPQAECFDLYYTGVRGARIHAKYLRPKKRDGLQPAVLQFHGYTGDSGDWQDKLAYVSLGYSVLALDCRGQGGASEDTGGVKGTTHNGHFIRGLDDHPDNLLFRHIFLDTVRLARIAFELPGVDPEQVYAMGGSQGGALTIACAALEPRIRKLAAVHPFLSDYKRVWEMDLDRDAYQELNTFFRKFDPLHEREDEIFEKLGYIDIQHLAGRIQGKVLFTVSMMDTICPPSTQFVAYNKIKAPKELLIYPDFGHEYLPGNADRTMQFFLQK, from the coding sequence GGAACGGGCGCTGGAGGAGCTTGAAGCTGCAGATGCCAATCCCGAGCTGATCCCAAGCGCTTTTCAGACGCCGCAGGCGGAGTGCTTTGATCTTTATTACACTGGAGTACGCGGCGCGCGTATTCATGCCAAATACCTCCGGCCCAAGAAGAGGGACGGATTACAGCCGGCGGTTCTGCAATTTCACGGCTATACGGGGGATTCCGGAGACTGGCAGGACAAGCTGGCGTATGTGTCGCTGGGATATTCCGTACTCGCGCTGGATTGCCGGGGGCAGGGCGGAGCTTCGGAAGATACCGGAGGTGTGAAGGGGACTACGCATAACGGACATTTTATCCGCGGTTTGGATGACCACCCTGACAATTTGCTGTTCCGCCACATTTTTCTGGATACGGTCCGGCTGGCCAGAATTGCGTTTGAACTGCCGGGAGTCGATCCTGAACAGGTGTACGCTATGGGCGGTTCACAAGGGGGCGCGCTTACTATCGCCTGTGCAGCACTCGAGCCGCGGATCAGGAAGCTTGCAGCAGTCCATCCGTTCCTCAGTGATTATAAGCGCGTATGGGAGATGGATCTCGACAGGGATGCCTATCAGGAGCTGAATACGTTCTTCCGCAAGTTCGATCCGCTGCATGAGCGTGAGGATGAAATTTTTGAAAAGCTCGGTTATATCGATATTCAGCATCTGGCCGGCCGCATTCAAGGAAAGGTATTGTTCACCGTCAGCATGATGGATACCATCTGTCCTCCTTCGACACAGTTTGTAGCCTATAACAAAATTAAAGCACCTAAGGAACTGCTCATCTATCCGGACTTCGGGCATGAGTATCTCCCGGGCAACGCAGACCGCACGATGCAATTTTTCCTGCAAAAATAA
- a CDS encoding ABC transporter permease subunit, translating into MMQDAIPEKARRQVLKTGTARTRSYRNSLKKDSSLYLLALPGIIVLILFAYLPMSGLILVFKNYNFNDGIFGSPWAGFSNFEFFFSSMEDALRATRNTVILNALYMLTGTFFSVAIAIILNELRSKWFIKVTQSVMFFPYFISWIIIGAILFSLLDYDKGIFNQLLTTLGWGQVDWYSSPWLFVIILVLANIWKSAGYGAIIYYAVLQGVDTSYYEAAKIDGASRWQIITKITLPMLIPSIILMSLLNIGGMLKGDLSMIMGVTFLNPLLLPTTDIIDVYVYRTAIRSGEFGFASAITLYQSVFGFILVLAANKLAGWYDKDSKLF; encoded by the coding sequence ATGATGCAAGATGCAATACCCGAGAAGGCCAGGCGGCAGGTACTAAAAACCGGCACAGCCCGGACCCGAAGCTACCGCAATTCGCTCAAGAAAGACAGCTCGCTGTACCTGCTCGCCCTGCCGGGCATCATTGTACTGATTCTTTTCGCGTACCTGCCGATGAGCGGACTGATTCTGGTCTTCAAAAATTACAACTTTAATGACGGAATTTTTGGCAGCCCCTGGGCGGGCTTCTCCAACTTCGAGTTTTTCTTCTCCAGCATGGAGGATGCGCTGCGGGCGACCCGCAACACGGTTATTCTGAATGCGCTTTATATGTTGACCGGCACCTTTTTCTCCGTGGCTATTGCCATTATTCTGAATGAGCTGCGCAGTAAATGGTTTATCAAGGTCACGCAGAGCGTAATGTTCTTCCCCTACTTTATATCCTGGATCATTATCGGGGCGATCCTCTTCTCCCTGCTCGATTACGACAAAGGGATATTCAATCAGCTCTTAACTACGCTTGGCTGGGGGCAGGTCGACTGGTATTCCAGTCCATGGCTGTTCGTGATCATCCTTGTGCTGGCGAATATCTGGAAAAGTGCCGGCTACGGCGCGATTATCTATTATGCAGTGCTGCAGGGTGTCGATACCTCCTACTACGAGGCTGCCAAGATCGACGGGGCATCCAGGTGGCAGATTATCACCAAAATCACGCTGCCGATGCTGATTCCTTCTATTATATTGATGTCGCTGCTGAACATCGGGGGGATGCTGAAAGGGGATCTCAGCATGATTATGGGGGTTACGTTCCTCAATCCGCTGCTGCTCCCTACAACCGATATCATCGATGTCTATGTCTACCGCACAGCCATCCGCTCCGGCGAGTTCGGCTTTGCATCCGCAATCACACTTTATCAATCTGTCTTCGGATTCATTCTGGTGCTGGCGGCCAACAAGCTGGCCGGCTGGTATGACAAAGACAGCAAACTATTTTAG